The genomic DNA CATTAGTTTTTTTAGACTTTTATAGTCAACCCGTTTTAATAATTAGAGCAAAACGGGTTTTTCTTTTTGCTCTAAAAAAATAAACTTCATCTTAATTTCATTTTCATCGATTAATTTAGTAGATATAGAGATTCATGAAATAAATACGAATCTGAAGTAAAAAAACTTTACTTTTTAAGACTAAAGATGAAGAAACAACTTATTTTTACCACAGCTATAACTGTAGCCTTTACAGTTTTAAGTTCTGCTACTTTTGCCAATACAACTAGAGAAGAAACAACCCTTCCTCATCTTATCGGCTCTACTCAATCCCCTCAAACTAAATGGTCATATGTCAGACATACTTTTAGAATTCAAATTCCTGAAACCAGTCCTGCTATTTCTCAAGTAAAAGTTATTTTACCTCCAGGAGTTACTGTCAAAAACGATATTACAGTACACAAGCGATCTGGGAAAGAAATAGCAACTAAGTATAATGTTAGTGATGATGAAGTAATTATTAATTTTACCGAACCACTTAAGTCAACAAACGAAATTGAAATTGACATGAATAAAGTAATTCTTTCCAGACTTCATCCCAATGATTGGAGCTATCGAATCAAAGCAAAACTTGCTGATACCGAACCAGAATTAAACCTTGGTGTTACTCGCATTAATAATTTTCAACGCTAGAAAATCACAAAAGACACAAAAAACTATGATTTTAATTTCACTTTAATTTCATTTAGTTTTTCACGGTTATTTCATTTAAAGTAATTAAGCTAATAAATAAGAACCAATAAAGTTAATTATTCGAGGAATAAATCATGAAAAAGCTAATTTCTACTGTTGCATTTACTTTAATTACCACATCTTTACCAGCTACTGCTTGGGCAAACGGAAAGTCTGATTATCCTGAAGGTACGCATCTTTTTGATAGTGCAGCAATTCCCAGTAACGCTCGTATTCAAAACGCTAATCATAAATTTAAAGTTCACGTTCAAAAAACCCCTATTTCAGAACTTTCGATTTATTTACCAGAAAAAGTAAATCTTTCTAAAGATATTGAAGTAACAGATGGAACTGGTCAAAAAATTGATGCTCAAACCTCTGTTGATAGTGGAAAAGCAGCTATCGCTTTTGCTCAACCAGTTTCTTCCGATACAGTTTTAAAAGTTAATTTACGCGGTATTAGAACTTCAGGTTTCGAGCAAAATTGGCTGTATCGCGTTTATAGCAAACCAGTAGAATTGACAGCAGAAACTCCGCTAGGAACGGCTGAAGTTCGCACTTATTTATCAAATTAAAATTTACTTACAAAATCCAGCTTTGAACGCCTTAACAATCGATCTACTAAGACGTATCAAGATTGGCCAAGGTATTAAGTTTAAGGCGGCAGTCAAAAAATTGATGCTAGCCTTATCATTAATAAAAGTAAAGTAAATCATCCTTATTGATTGTTCTTCTCAGACTCTAACTTATAGTTATGGTCTAATTTTGTATAAATTTCATCTTGATTTCATCCAATTATGTCAATCTGTCTAATTAGAGGGAAATTTAAGCACTTAATTACTCTCCTTAACTAAAAAAAATTCCATTTCAATAGTCGCTCAAAAGTTTATGTCTTTGTTTAGAAAGTTAATCGTTATAGGTGTTGGTGTGGGAATTAGTTTTAGTCAATTAAAATCAGTTTTTGCTCAAAGCCAATCTCCTTCTGAAGCTGACTCTCAAGAACAGCAGCAGAACAATAATTCTCTACAACTTCCAACTTCCCCTAATCAGGTAAAAATTCAACAAGTTCGATCAATTAGTCTTAAACAAGTACTAGAACTAGCAGAACAAAATAACCGTGAACTACAGGTTGCTGCCTTAACTTTAGAGCGATCGCGCTCGGCTCTACAACAAGCTCAAGCAGCTTTACTGCCCACTTTTGGAATAAACGGAGAACTCACTCAGGTTGGCGACCAAGAAAGACCTGGAGACGTAATTTTCGAGCCAGAATCTTCTTCGCCTACTTTTTTGAGCGGTACAGTCGAAGCTAACTATAACCTTTTTACTTTTGGCAAGCGCTCGGCACAAATTAAAACTGCCCAGGAACAAATAAAATTCGAGCAGTTAGAATTAGAAAGAATTCGTCAACAAACTAGACTAGATGTTTCTAGTGCTTATTACGATTTGCAGGAAGCTGACCAACAAGTAAAAATCGCTCAAGCTGCCGTAGAAAATGCTCGAATCGGTCTGCGTGATGCCCAATTGTTAGAGGAAGGAGGAATAGGAAGTAAAATTGATACGATTAGGGCTTCAGTGCAGTTGAAAAATGCCCAACAAGACTTAACTCAAGCTCAAACCGATGGAGATACAGCTAGCGACAAGTTAACTAGAATTCTAAGTTTGCCCGAAACAGTTGATGTTGCTGCTGCCGATCCTGTCCAAACAGCAGGTCAATGGAATCGCTCTTTAGAAGAAAGCATTATTTTAGCTTTTCAAAATCGAGCGGAATTAAAACAGCAGTCAATACAGCGCAATATTACCTCTCAACAGCGACAAATAGCTTTAGCTGAAATCAGACCAACTGTGAGTTTGTTTGCTAATTATCAGGCATTAAGCGAACTAAGTAATAAAGGGGCAGATGGATATGCAGCAGGGGCTAGAGTCGCCTGGAATTTCTTTGATGGGGGAACAGCATCAGCAGCAGCGAAACAGGAAGATGCGAACATCAAGATTGCCGAAACTCGCTTTGCCGATACCCGCAGCCAAATTCGTTTGGAAATCGAACAAGCTTACAAAAATATGATGGCAAATGCTAAGAATATCGAAACGGCAACTGCTGCCCTAGAACAAGCACAAGAAGCACTCTTGTTGATTAGCTTTGGCTATCGTCGAGGTGCAACTACTCAGCTAGAAGTAAACACGGCACAAAATGAATTGACCAACGCTGCTGGCAATAGAGTAAAAGCAATTTTGAACTACAATCGCTCTTTGACCTCGCTTCAAAGAGCAATTAACAACTTATAGCCAAATTTAGGGTAATAAGATGAGAATTCTCCTCGTTGAAGACGAACCAAACTTAGGTGCTGCGATCGAACGCACTTTAAAGCATCATAAATACATAGTCGATTGGGTACAAAATGGCAATGACGCTTGGGGTTACCTAGAAAGTAATTGGAC from Coleofasciculaceae cyanobacterium includes the following:
- a CDS encoding DUF2808 domain-containing protein, yielding MKKLISTVAFTLITTSLPATAWANGKSDYPEGTHLFDSAAIPSNARIQNANHKFKVHVQKTPISELSIYLPEKVNLSKDIEVTDGTGQKIDAQTSVDSGKAAIAFAQPVSSDTVLKVNLRGIRTSGFEQNWLYRVYSKPVELTAETPLGTAEVRTYLSN
- a CDS encoding TolC family protein, with protein sequence MSLFRKLIVIGVGVGISFSQLKSVFAQSQSPSEADSQEQQQNNNSLQLPTSPNQVKIQQVRSISLKQVLELAEQNNRELQVAALTLERSRSALQQAQAALLPTFGINGELTQVGDQERPGDVIFEPESSSPTFLSGTVEANYNLFTFGKRSAQIKTAQEQIKFEQLELERIRQQTRLDVSSAYYDLQEADQQVKIAQAAVENARIGLRDAQLLEEGGIGSKIDTIRASVQLKNAQQDLTQAQTDGDTASDKLTRILSLPETVDVAAADPVQTAGQWNRSLEESIILAFQNRAELKQQSIQRNITSQQRQIALAEIRPTVSLFANYQALSELSNKGADGYAAGARVAWNFFDGGTASAAAKQEDANIKIAETRFADTRSQIRLEIEQAYKNMMANAKNIETATAALEQAQEALLLISFGYRRGATTQLEVNTAQNELTNAAGNRVKAILNYNRSLTSLQRAINNL